Proteins from a genomic interval of Scomber japonicus isolate fScoJap1 chromosome 10, fScoJap1.pri, whole genome shotgun sequence:
- the LOC128366619 gene encoding cathepsin S-like — MFTGLMLGSLLLVSLCVGAAAMFDSKQLDDHWDLWKKTNEKTYQDEVENTHRRGLWEKNLMLITMHNLEASMGLHSYELGMNFMGDMTEEEIHQFTGELAPPTDLKRAPLTFPNANVSDTFDWRKHGCVTRVKNQGSCGSCWAFATVGALEGQLAKKTGKLVDLSPQNLVDCSWKYGNHGCNGGHHTRAFNYIKDNGIESEASYPYKGKDGHCLHNCNNNVATLIGYTCLPRGDEYKMKLAVFTIGPIAVSIDSNSDKFRFYKGGVYDNPMCTHKTNHAVVVVGYGTENGKDYWLVKNSWGTGYGEVGYVKMSRNKNNQCGIALYPCYPIM, encoded by the exons ATGTTTACAGGCCTGATGTTGGGGAGCCTGCTCCTTGTCTCCCTGTGTGTTGGGGCAGCAGCCATGTTTGACAGCAAACAGCTGGACGACCACTGGGACCTGTGGAAGAAAACCAACGAGAAGACATACCAGGATGAG gtggAGAATACACACCGCAGGGGATTGTGGGAGAAGAATCTGATGCTCATCACCATGCACAACCTGGAGGCCTCCATGGGGCTTCACTCCTATGAACTGGGCATGAACTTCATGGGAGACATG ACAGAAGAGGAGATCCATCAGTTCACTGGCGAGCTCGCTCCTCCCACTGACCTCAAGAGGGCGCCACTTACTTTTCCAAATGCCAATGTATCAGACACCTTTGACTGGAGAAAGCATGGCTGTGTGACCCGTGTCAAGAATCAG GGTTCTTGTGGTTCCTGCTGGGCCTTCGCTACTGTCGGCGCCCTGGAGGGTCAGTTAGCCAAGAAAACAGGGAAGCTGGTTGACCTCAGCCCCCAAAACCTGGTGGACTGTTCATGGAAATACGGCAACCACGGCTGCAACGGTGGCCACCATACGAGAGCCTTCAATTACATCAAGGACAACGGTATCGAGTCTGAGGCTTCTTACCCATACAAAGGAAAA gaTGGACACTGCCTCCACAACTGCAACAACAATGTTGCAACATTGATTGGTTACACCTGCCTGCCTCGAGGGGACGAGTATAAGATGAAACTGGCAGTCTTCACCATCGGACCCATTGCAGTTTCGATTGACTCAAATTCAGACAAATTTAGGTTCTACAAGGGTG GAGTGTACGATAACCCGATGTGCACACATAAGACGAACCATGCGGTCGTAGTTGTGGGCTACGGCACGGAGAACGGAAAAGACTACTGGCTGGTGAAGAACAG CTGGGGAACTGGTTATGGAGAAGTGGGCTACGTCAAAATGTCACGCAACAAGAACAACCAGTGTGGCATCGCCCTGTACCCCTGCTACCCCATCATGTAG